Proteins encoded together in one Chitinophaga varians window:
- the rodA gene encoding rod shape-determining protein RodA — translation MNRSQAKLTQGIDWPIVGLYLALVIIGIMSIFAAEYRGDDNVWQNIIHLNKNYSRQIMWFGISLVLAAVIWLTDSKFFTATSNLLYAGGLLLLLLVLGIGKDVKGSHSWLVIGGFQFQPAELTKLCTNLALAKYLSSQETDFTKLRSRLIAAAIALIPAGIIILQDETGLALVYFSFFLVMFREGLPGILLVIAFSGIVLVLSALLVDKYVLFTIFSVITALVIYFMRREIKRKRSRLLVIIGVYAFCSVFVMFVVPFAFTKVLKDYQVRRIEVMLGKENDPKATYNTRQSMIAIGSGGFWGKGYLKGTQTRFDFVPEQSTDFIFCTVGEDFGFLGSVIFLGLYVALLFRIIFVAERQRSTYSRVYAYGVASIIFFHLAINISMTIGLAPVIGIPLPLVSYGGSSLMTFTMLIFIMLRLDADRQMVLR, via the coding sequence ATGAACCGCTCGCAAGCCAAACTGACACAAGGGATTGACTGGCCGATTGTAGGCCTGTACCTGGCGCTGGTGATCATCGGCATCATGTCCATCTTTGCTGCGGAATACCGGGGCGATGATAACGTCTGGCAGAATATTATCCACCTGAATAAAAACTATTCGCGCCAGATCATGTGGTTCGGTATATCACTGGTACTGGCGGCTGTGATCTGGCTGACGGACAGTAAGTTCTTTACCGCCACCTCCAACCTGTTGTACGCAGGCGGTTTATTACTATTGCTATTGGTATTGGGCATTGGTAAGGACGTAAAAGGATCTCACTCGTGGCTGGTGATCGGCGGTTTCCAGTTTCAACCCGCGGAGCTGACGAAGCTCTGTACCAACCTGGCTTTGGCCAAATACCTGTCATCGCAGGAAACAGACTTCACCAAGTTGCGGTCGCGGCTGATCGCCGCTGCCATCGCGCTGATTCCTGCAGGCATCATCATTCTGCAGGATGAAACGGGGCTTGCGCTGGTATATTTTTCCTTTTTCCTCGTGATGTTCCGCGAAGGGCTGCCTGGTATCCTGCTGGTGATAGCCTTCTCCGGTATCGTGCTGGTATTGTCCGCCCTGCTGGTAGATAAATATGTGCTGTTTACGATCTTCTCTGTGATCACCGCGCTGGTCATCTATTTCATGCGACGGGAGATCAAACGGAAACGGTCACGTTTGCTTGTCATCATCGGCGTATATGCTTTCTGTTCCGTGTTCGTAATGTTTGTGGTGCCTTTTGCTTTTACCAAGGTGTTAAAGGACTATCAGGTGCGTCGTATTGAGGTGATGCTGGGCAAGGAAAATGATCCCAAGGCAACTTACAATACCCGGCAGAGTATGATTGCCATTGGTTCCGGTGGTTTCTGGGGCAAAGGATACCTGAAAGGGACACAGACCCGTTTTGACTTCGTACCGGAACAGAGTACTGACTTTATCTTTTGTACTGTTGGGGAAGACTTCGGCTTCCTGGGCAGTGTGATCTTCCTCGGATTGTATGTGGCCTTGCTTTTCCGGATCATATTTGTGGCAGAGCGACAGCGATCGACCTACTCGCGCGTATATGCCTATGGGGTGGCCAGTATTATCTTCTTCCACCTGGCGATTAATATCTCGATGACCATTGGTTTGGCGCCGGTGATTGGTATCCCGTTGCCATTGGTGAGTTATGGCGGTTCTTCGCTGATGACCTTCACCATGCTGATATTTATTATGCTGCGGCTGGACGCAGACCGGCAGATGGTGTTGCGGTAA